In Amycolatopsis methanolica 239, a single genomic region encodes these proteins:
- a CDS encoding RecB family exonuclease yields MEQLGFEFAVQPRRLTKVSPARLATFADCPRRYRLAYLDRPTPQRTGPWAHSTLGAVVHNALRALFDVPPARRTPERAAALLSEHWQDAGFADADQAATYRARAKEWVAEYVEHHDVTSDPVGIERWVSAPVNPEPGRPASMIIEGRADRIDQRGGELVIVDYKTGRRAPDEHEARGSQALAMYAVAAERTLRRPCRKVELHHLPSGTVAEATHTPESLQRHLHRAEETAEDVRLATDTLDAGGDADVLFPARPDRRCAWCDFRPSCEAGQQAAPAAKSWELLAP; encoded by the coding sequence GTGGAGCAACTGGGGTTCGAGTTCGCGGTCCAGCCGCGGCGATTGACGAAGGTGAGTCCGGCGCGCCTGGCCACCTTCGCGGACTGCCCGCGCCGGTACCGGCTGGCCTACCTCGACCGGCCGACCCCGCAGCGCACCGGCCCGTGGGCGCACAGCACGCTCGGCGCGGTGGTGCACAACGCGCTGCGTGCGTTGTTCGACGTGCCGCCCGCGCGCCGCACCCCGGAGCGCGCCGCGGCGCTGCTGTCGGAGCACTGGCAGGACGCCGGGTTCGCCGACGCCGACCAGGCCGCGACGTACCGCGCCCGCGCCAAGGAGTGGGTCGCCGAGTACGTCGAGCACCACGACGTGACCAGCGATCCGGTCGGCATCGAGCGGTGGGTGTCCGCACCGGTGAACCCGGAGCCCGGCCGTCCCGCGTCGATGATCATCGAGGGCCGCGCGGACCGCATCGACCAGCGCGGCGGTGAGCTGGTGATCGTCGACTACAAGACCGGCCGCCGCGCGCCGGACGAGCACGAGGCCCGCGGTTCCCAGGCGCTGGCGATGTACGCGGTCGCGGCCGAGCGCACCCTGCGGCGGCCGTGCCGCAAGGTCGAGCTGCACCACCTGCCCAGCGGCACGGTCGCGGAGGCGACGCACACGCCGGAGAGCCTGCAGCGGCACCTGCACCGCGCCGAGGAGACCGCCGAGGACGTCCGGCTGGCCACGGACACCCTCGACGCCGGCGGCGACGCCGACGTGCTGTTCCCCGCGCGCCCCGACCGACGCTGCGCCTGGTGCGACTTCCGGCCCAGCTGCGAGGCGGGGCAGCAGGCCGCACCGGCGGCGAAGTCCTGGGAGCTGCTGGCGCCGTAG